A segment of the Salvelinus namaycush isolate Seneca chromosome 3, SaNama_1.0, whole genome shotgun sequence genome:
ATTTCCTTAGAAGTCGCAGAagtttagaagaagtgactgctaaatgctaactcccgttCGTATAAGCTGATaagcatagctagcatacagaaatcTGTGTTGGTAGTCAAATTTGttttttaactgtaatgcagttgattggtgacaATGACATCAACATCCATACAAACAATATACTCCaatttttacctcaacatagtgtgaaatacagtgccttcaaaaagtattcacactttttacacattttgctgtTTTTACACACAAGCCTGAATTGTAAATTGATAAAATTTTGATTTTGTCTCTCtgatctacatacaataccccataatgtcaaagtggaattttttacaaatgtattaatttgtaatcgctgccaatggtgattctgaaatgtattgactcaggggtgtgaatacttgtaaattagatatttatttatttaattttcaataaattagcagaCATTTCTTAAAACaaatttcactttgtcattttgagGTATGGTGTGTAAGGGAAAGGGAAAGCGGGATACCtagtagatgggtgagaaaaaacatatatttaatcaatttcgaattcaggctgtaacacaagaaaatgtggaataagtcaaggggtatgaatactttctgaaggcactgtacacataAAATATTGCCTTAATGTAGGCACATTTTGCTGGGGGGCAATGAGGAGACTCGGGAGCTTTCCCCCACGGCTCTTTCCCCCACGGCTCTTTCCCCCACGGCTCTTTCCCCCACGGCTCTTTCCCCCACGACTCTTTCCCCCACGGCTCTTTCCCCCACGGCTCTTTCCCCCACGGCTCTTTCCCCCACGGCTCTTTCCCCCACGGCTCTTTCCCCCACGGCTCTTTCCCCCACGGCTCTTTCCCCCACGCATTTCCATGgcaattccattgttttggtcCAGTTCAATTGACCTATTTCACACATCTATTCAGTGGGAGTTCCGTTGAATGAAATCACTGTCTTATCCTTCTTCATCTCATCCTAGGTCAGCGTTTACCTAAGTAGGGATTGCTACCTCATGTGTGGTTGCCTGATTTTAAAATGGGGTCATGAGAGAAACTGAAATAAAATGAACTAAATCGTGCTCGGTTCATAGAACCGGGGTTACGTGAGTAACCTCCGCTTGGCGCTAGAtgtggttgtaataaacagagcggtTTGTGTTTCCTTCCTACAAATGAGGCTCTATCTTCTTAACCGTTTAAGCTACACAATATTATGACCCCATCACGGAAAGATAAGACTCTCAGGAGCACATCCTGTATGTGTCTTATGTTTCCTTCTGACCAAAATCAGCGCAGGACTCATTATGACAAGACCAGGCACTAAATCAGACTGGGTGAAAAGAACATAGTCAATGAAATGTTCTTTTCTACACAGAAGATCATGCAGAATTATTGCCTGATGATATTCTGAACTTCCCAATAcatttctgatgcatttcagtcacttcaaactATACTTCCTTCAAaagtactgtcagactgatttgtaatagactgTCATAGCCCAAATTTAAAAATTAAACATTGGCCACTGATTACATCACTTTTTTCACACGGTGGGGTCGTGGGCCAAAATAACAAAATGGGGTCGCGGGCCAAAATATCAAAATGGGGTTGCGGGCCAAAATATCAAAATGGGGTCGCAGGCCAAaaaggtttgggaacccctgTACTAGGTACCCCTGGACCGTTGAGATGTATCTTCCTGCCGGTTTAtatgacacctcttgcactgtgAGCTGTTTAAAAGCCAAATCTCAAGTGATGGCTCATGTTACTGAGACTTGCGTTAAGGCTCACGTTGCGAAAGACGCTAtaaagatgtaggatcttaatttgaccactcTGTTGTCGCTGAAAATATTCCTGCGCTGgagaaatgcagatgagcttggCGATTTAAATACCGCACTAACACACGGTTGGCTATATTatcagtattgcacttttcatgtagcctaaccaccgatcaaaCAACATTACATTGGCGAAAAAGAGTAAACACTCAAATCtggttgctgcaggattattttgctgcgacaataccggtcaaattaagatcttacatctgtactaAGACAACAAGAAGATGCATAATGTGCATaacgccccacacacacacacacacacacacacacacacacacacacacacacacacacacacacacacacacacacacacacacacacacacacacacacacacacacacacacacacacacacacacacacacacacacactttcatggAGGAAGACTACCTGTTGGTAAACTGTGGCCAAATTAGTGGTATTACATGTAATCTTCAAAGATTATTTTCAAAGggtgaaaaatgtaatatactTTTTGTACAGAGATTAAGCTGTGTATACTTTTAGATTGTCAAACTGTGCAGCAGTTCAATTGAGAAAATAACTACATGCTGTAGCTACATTTCTTGGCATCTAACTGACACAATCTTTTACACAAGAAAAGGATCTCTTCCCTTTTTGTTCTGGATAACATACGTTTCCTATATTTCCACCGCTATTTGAAGGTTGAGAACACAACAGGACAGGCTGGTTGACTGGGaatacaacactccttccctGCTACGAACACTATCCCTCTCCAGCCACCCTGAATTAGTCCAAGTAAACAACACTAAGCTAATTCACTAAGCTAATTCAAAATATCAGGGCAGCTCATATTTACAAAATATGCAAATAGAAACATCTCTTTGGTTGTAGCGTTTACAGCGATTAAACTGTAgcaaactgtagtatactgtagaaaactatactccacactgtagtatactgtagaatactatactccacactgtagtatactgtagaatactatactatacactgtagtatcccttgatCGTGTAGTACTTACTACGGaattttgtagtatactgtagaatactatactatacactgtagtatccctcgatcatgtagTGCAAGGACCATAAACTAGATTCAGTCGCGGGCTGATTTTTTCTTGAGCAGAAGGTTgaggggccagaacataattacaaataattagcAAATTGGTCGCAAGAAGCCCAAAAATATAtgatatttgactaaaacataacaaTTTCAAACTTTGCTTATATTTGTATAGGATCATGTGTCTATTACGCGTGGGAATAGTTGGCAACAGATTTCTGAAATAAAAATCGTTTGTaactgatttcctggtgtttttacagtcttttatgtccaacaatgaaaatgctAAATAATGAAAACTGGGGGGGCCAAATAAATTCGGCCCGCGGGCCACTAGTTGGGGAAGCCTGATGTAGTGCTTACTATATCATTCTTTGTTGTATTGGTATGCTAATATTGAATTTGCATATGTCCTGCACATTCCCCTCCCCACACCCCAATTAGTGCCACAGATAGACCACATATAACAAAAGAGAATAAAAAagggaataaaacaaaaatactatagtaaatactacagtatactacagtaatgtctgcaaaaacactatagtaaaacctacagtatactacagtaatgtctgcaaaaacactatattaaatactacagtatactacagtaatgtctgcaaaaacactatagtaaatactacagtatactacagtaatgtctgcaaaaacactatagtaaaacctacagtatactacagtaatgtctgcaaaaatactatagtaaatactacagtatactacagtaatgtctgcaaaaacactatagtaaatactacagtatactacagtaatgtctgaaaaaacactatagtaaatattacagtatacTAGAGTAATATCTGCAAAAGCATTATAGTAAATACTGTAGTATaatacagtaatgtctgcaaaaacactatagtaaaacctacagtatactacagtaatgtctgcaaaatactatagtaaatactacagtatactacagtaatgtctgcaaaaacactatagtaaatactacagtatgctACAGTCAAATCCGCATAAACACTAGTAAATAAATATAGTAATACTACTAAAGTATAGGTATATATAATTTTTCATGTGGAATGTCTCAATGTGACAAATTTCTAATGTTCTCTTGCTACTTTCAAAggctcacgcacgcacgcacgcacgcacgcacgcacgcacgcacgcacgcacgcacgcacgcacgcacgcacgcgcgcacacacacacacacacacacacacacacacacacacacacagtataaaaTGCTACCTAACCCGTCTCATTCCTATAGTGCCACGGGCCAGAAGAGCCATCAACTCCTCTCAGTCAATCTCCCATCGCCTCCCACCAGATGAGGGACTTGTGTGAAGAGAATAAATAATATTGCATCATTTTCTCTGGTCTGTTAATTCTGTATTCACTTGTGCCTGAGTATCTTCCTCAGAAAATGACACTCACCTCACAGTCAAGCCATCCTGCAGTAGTACAGACAGCCGTTAGGAGCAAAGGTCAAACCTATCATAATAGTATTTCATGTAGTATTTCCCCCCTAACATCTCTGCAGTCATATTTCTGATTCTCGTCTTAGAGGCCTTGCTTCTGAAGGCATCGTCAGACTCCTGGTATCCTGATTGTGTTCAGAATCTACagagactgtgtctgtgtttgtctcctCCAGTGTTGCATTCTCAATGCCGTTCTCAATAGCACCCTGATCCTCCATTTttacctcctccttctcctccccatcctcctctttctcctcatcaaacgtctcctccatctccactttTTCAAGGGCCACCTCGTTCTCATAACAGAAGGAGTTGGAGCAAGAGACCAGAGACTTCTTCTCGGCCAGGTCCCTGGCACTACACTGGGGCGTGCTGCTCACCTCGTAGGTTTTCTCGAAGCGCGAGTAGTCCACCTTGTAGTAGTTATTCTCCTCGAACAGGACTGGCTCGAAGCGGTGGCCCCAGAGAACCTCGCTGGCCACGTAGGAGCTGCGGCACTGGGTGGTCATGGCCGTGGCTTCCACCATACCTTCCAGGATCACCACCATCTCAAACTGGGACGTTTCCAGCTCCTGCTTGCTCATCTCGTACAAGGGGCTGTCCTCGTCAATCTCGTGGACAATGGTGATGGGCGACACCAGGAAGACGCGGTCGACGCCGCTGTCGAAGCCCACGTCGATGTCCATCTGGTCCAGGGGGATATACTCGCCTTCGGCCGTGGTTCGCGACCTGAGGAGGTGGGCGCGCACGTGGGCCTCCACCAGGTGGCTCTTGCGCAGGTTCCCCACGCGCCACATCAGACACAGTTTGCTGTCCCGCATGGCTACCGTGGCGTAGTGGCTGAAGAGCAGCGTCTCGTTCCTCTTCTTGGGCTTGGCCATCTTAGCCATGATGGCGCCAATGATGAAGGCGTCGATGATGCAGCCGAAGATGCTCTGGAAGACCACCATGAAGACGGCCACGGGACACTCCTCGGTGACGTAGCGGTAGCCGTAGCCAATGGTGGTCTGCGTCTCCACGGAGAAGAGGAAGGCGGCGGTGAAGCTGTTGACGTTGGACACGCACATCTGCGTCTCGTTCTCCAAGTCGCCGTAGGAGAGCGCTACCAGCCAGAAGACGAAGCCGAAGAAGAgccaggagaggaggaaggacaggCAGAAGATGATCAACATCCATCGCCAGCGGATGTCCACACAGGTGGTGAACAGGTCGGCAAGGTAACGTTGGCCCTTCTCGCTCATGTTGATGAACTGCACGTTGCAGTGGCCGTCCTTCTGGACGAAGCGGCTCACAGCCTGCTGCTGCGCCGCGTGAACCTTGGCCACCGTGCCGTTGGTGTAGCCGTTGGGCACGGCGGCGATGGCGGCCAGCTTCATGCCATCTTCCTCGGAGGAGACAATGCTGTAGCGGTGGCTTCGCACGCTCCCCATGGCTTCCCCTTGGGAGGAGGAGCAGCTGGGCCCAACCGCTGCTTCTGCTCTGGAAAACAGTCTGAGTTTTTGGTAGAAGCGTTGGAGAAACAGTTTTGAACGCTCGCGGGGTCCCACTAAGACAGGAAATGTGGAGTTTAGGACGATAGGGTCCTAGGGACTTGGATGGGGAAAAGCTGCCCCTGCTGCTGTTGCACCTGGGCTTCTCCAGAGGAGAGCTGTGCCGGCGAGGGGCCTGCTCAGTCCTCCTCTCTTATGGGTGTCTTGGACCTCATCAGTGAAGTGGGCTGTGGAAAGGACAAGCAGGAAGAAAAGTCTGTGTTAAGACTAATGGAACCACGAGGACAGATCAGCGGCGTTCAACCTATTGTCTAAATGATGCATTCAACACTCAAAGCTGCCAGCACCACAACTTGACAATTCACATGGAAGTAAATACATTCTACTGTACATTTTAGAATATTTAAGTAAATGTTGGGCTCAGGGATTGGAGACATGACACAGACATTTTTTATTCCAGTTCTGTGGCAGCTGACAAGGTAACAGATCCTCTCTGCTCTGCTTAGTGCTCGTATTAATTAGGCTAGACCAGCCAATTGAAAGTCACATTACAGATCAGGTTCATGTTAATCAAACAAGTCATTGGAGCACAAAGGAACCACTATGTGTGTCCATCacgggaggttggtggcacctgaattggggaggatgggctcatagtAATGACTGGAGCTGAATCGGTGGAATGGTATCTtatacatcaaacatatggtttccaggtgtctaatgccattccattcgctccgttcctgACATTATTATAAGCCGTTCTCCTGTGGTGTCCATGTATGTGGGTTTCTGCAAAAAATATCAGTGATCATACCTTTTCCCAATATCTTTTTACTTGATATTTTTCCCCCAATTGTTTATTTACATAGTGCTAATGTCTAATGCTTGTCCACCACTGTAAGAGTTAAATAGACATATTTTAGTCAGTATTTTCTGTGGGATCTTTCAATGATCTACTAGGGGAATAGAATAACACCTGTTCAGTTTCTTCTTCTACTCTTAACTCAACAACTTCTATAACGTAATCATGTAATCAGGTTTAAAGGGCCAGCCTGTAAACAAGCTCTATACAGGAGGGTCTCATTTAAAGCAACCATAACCTTGCAGTGCAGAGCAACAAGGACAACTGAACTAGAAAACCAAGTAACTATCGACTGCATTTGTGTGGCCTGAGAGAGTCATTAGAATGCACCACAGGGTATGAATTATTATCTGCCGGCATACTTCCACCCTAATGCCAAAACAACTAACAGTGATTTGAACCACCGTCACAGAGAGAAGGTCAAGATGTCATTTGGGTGAAGTCCCGTCTGAGAGGCAGTCGGTTGCACACTATGGTTATTTTGGTTGACCCTTGCGGGTTGAAAAGACACATTTGTGTCTCGTTATGAGGTGTGATCTGTCTTGTCCAATGAAACATATTGGATAGTGAATACGTGTCCGCACTCTCAAATTCCCTTGGCGTAAACGCTTGGTATTTAGAGTAGGCTATTACCAACTGATTTACACTAAGTAGGCCTTTTGATTGTAAAAGATAAAGGCTCTAAAGTAGAAGAAATCAGTGTGTATAATTTAATTAATTTAATTATCCCTTGAAAATATTGCACTCTTTACTGAATGTGACTTTGAAAACGCACAgaggtgcgttcaagacaacagggaactctgggaaaaaaacaggcatccaacttggaattccaagtcgggaaacTCAGGCATCTTTTTAGAACTCAGACTTTCCGacatgaagatcactgacatcatgattttTTCCCAgagttcctagttgtcttgaaagcTCCATCTCATCCAAGTCCCTCATCTCTGTTTTGCTCATCCAGTGATGTCACTGTCAGGTTGACTAGGAATAGAAATTAGTGTTGATCTGCATGCTGTATTATTGGGAGTTTGGAGCTTAATTTGTTATAACTCCTGGGGCGCTATGCATATATACTGTTCCCGCCGGAGACTGGGGTTTAGTCCCAAACTCCACCTTCCAAACTATCCCTCCCACCTTTCTGCATCGCATTTTAATTTCATATACAATACTCTCCTTCAACAAAAAAAGTAATTAAACAAGTATTTAGTTTAAATGGACGAAATCCTACTTAAAATGTAATTTATCATGATCAATCCATCATGTTTGTGTTGAACACAATAGACAGCTGAACTCTTGAGATACCACTAGATCAGTGAAACACCTGgaataaaacaacaaaataacaattaCTTGTATCTATTTTTACATCTGCATTTCATGAGGTTATCGGTGAATATTTCATGTAGCGACGTATGACCCATAGGCCAGGCCTACTATCATGAGAGAGATAGAGGCTGGTTCACTGTGAATGAGCTTCCTATGGGACGTCCTAATCTTCTCCAGCTAACTaactacaccaccacacacaaCACCCTATTACAATTAACAGGCCAAATCAGACTGCAACCACCTCATAATCACTATGCTTCCTTGCTATCTAACAAGTCATCTGGCCCCACTGACCATCTACCAATACCTGTGTTGTACCACAACACCAACACCACTAAATGCATTGACTCAAGGCTAAAACAAAGGTAATGATGACAGGATAAACCAATGGAAAGATATCCTGTATACACATCTGACACCGGCCAAGACGCTGGCTACAGTATCAAAGTGATACTGAGTCCTAAAGGTCAGGGACAACAAATAAGACTGGTCTGGAAATCAACAGACAGCACGCCTCAGTTACACCCAATCTGTTTCCTCAAATGAAATCTGTCATTGTGAAGTCCATTCATTAGATTCCACATCAACCCTTATCTAACCAGGTCATCAGAGTGTGACTGTGTGCACTGGGCTTAGCTGCACCACACAGACTGCAACTGTTTATTTTGCCTGCGTGCAATTAGGACAGCACCAGCTGAGACAGATGGAAACTGGTTACATAAACCTGCTCGTTTAAAAGAAATATATTATTGCAAAGAATAGATCAATAATTTCTATCCAATATTCAGCAGCACTGCAGCACCATTCATTATGGAATGACCTGCTACTATGGGATGTCAGGGTTGACAGTTGGCTTTAATTCATTGTTTTGAATCATGTTGTCAGAATTAACATTACGATTGAGAGAAATATTTTTCCTAGTCTAACTTTAAATTCGGATCATAATCAAATAAGTGTAGCCTAATATATTTAGGTAGGCTAGGCCGACTGTCATAATGAATGCATAGGTCTATAACGGCCAATGGAATAATCAAATACAGAAACACACTATAAGAAACAGCGATGAATAAATACTgatcaattatatatatatatatttatttattttctgaagCAATGGGTGTAGGCTACTGGGCATGATCATATCAACCTGGGCTGGCCTACAGGCTCCTTTTTTCTCTGCGTGACAGGTGCACTAAAGGAAGAAAGTAACGGTTTATGTTTAGTTGTCAAGTCAAAACACCTTCCAACTGATAAGGGAGCACTACCTCGGCTACTCATTGGATATGAGTGGCTTAAATTAAACATACTTGAATCTCGCTGACGCATCGATACCCACACAATTAGTAGCCTATAACCCACAGAAAATTAAATTAACTCCCTAACTCTCTGAAGTATATCGAAAAAAGTGCTTGTTGAACACTATAAATATGAGACAGCCTCCTCAAAGACAgtaaaactgaaataaataacaatatttttTGCATAAACACTGTCTGGGGCTCTTTGGTTATATTTTAGATGATCACTCTTTGTAGAAATAAAGTAGGCTATGTCCGGTTCAATTTGTAGTCCGGTTCAACATTATACAGAAGACTCGTTATTCACGGTTGCACCGTTATTCCCACGTAGACTACACCGTTAGAACGAAGTAACGGGACATTGTTTACCTGTTGATCTGTGGAGAGCAAATCAGCGGTAATTTATTCTAATACATCCCATGCATCCAGGTAGGTTTTTGCGTTAATATCCATATTTGGGTTCCACCATTCATATTTGATATCCGGATAGACATCGTAATTACTGCCATCAACCTCTTCAGCAATCACTGAAGATACTTTGCTTTGCACGGGCGGACTTTGAAAACACATGTGCCTATCCCCCGCCCTGTCGTTGTAGTCGACCAATAGAAAGCTACAGCGCTTGTTTGGACTCCAGCATCAAATAGTTCATCATGTTCAAAGCCCATGCGCGCACACGATTATAATGAGACTGATAAATGGGCTATTAAAAATAATACTACAATTTTGTTATAAtatacattttattattttaatcAACCTTAGACTAAGTAATAGTTTATTAGGTCATCTTATATACTTTGAGTATACTAGTCtacagcacgcacgcacgcacacacagtgaACACAAGGTGGTGATATAGAGGTACTGGCGCAGAAGTCAGTGATAACTAACAGCTCTGTGATTTAACCCCAGTGTAGAATGTGATGCAGGTTGAATTAAACACATGGTTTAGCATGGAACTGTAAATATATTGCATATGACTATTCACTACAATGCACAATAATCTTCATCTTTTTTACTTTCCACTAAAGAAACATGGAGGTATTTTTGTATTTGAAAAAAACTTTACGACCATCACATCAGAAAAAagtatatttattttaaatttgGTGCACAGTCTGTCCATCACAACAAAGACGTTCAAATGAGGCCAGACCTCGGACGTCAGATGTGACTAACAACGTACGCCTTGTTTATTTAACTGATAGAAAATAACATTTAGTTAAATTATTACATTCATAAAGGAAATAACAAAGGAGTATAAAATATTATATAAAATAGTTATTTACAATGAAACTACCCTATTACACTTACTCAAGTCCTTTACTGAAGTCCTGTGTGATAATGTACTATATAACGATAATGTAACAATGTAGTTATCTGTCTCTGCTGTTTTGGGATTATCACAGCGTCATCAGAGCCACGCCTCCTGAACCACCTCCTCACTGACATCAGCCAAGGACCTCCGGAATTTCCTGCTCGATCTCACAAACGGCTGCTGCGATTGGACGATAGACTCAGTGGTCGGCGgtctccccctgtccccctcctgGGCGCTGACCATGGGTGTCTGCACCCaggtggtctgatgaaacagggCATAGTCTACCTTGTAGTGCCTCCTCCCCACCTGCACCATGTCCTGGAAGCGCTGGCCCCAGCGGATGTCCGCCGGGGTGTAAGACGTGCGTGTCTGGTGCAGGATTCCTGTGGAGTCACCGGTGTAGGTGAAGGACACTACCAGGTCAAAGTCCTCCTCCGTCAGGCTGTCCGGTCCCAGGCTGTAGAGGGGGCTCCCAGGCTCCAGCTTGTGAACGATGCTGGCCGGGGTGGCCAGGATGAGGTGTCTACTCTGGATGTCTAGGTCCTGGTAGGTCACGGAGATCATCCCAGAGGGGTGCTTCGTGGGGCGGACCAGCTGCGCCCGGGCGGTGCCTTCCAGGATGTGGTTCCTGCGGAAGTCGGCAATACGCCACACAAGGCACAGGGCACCGTCGCGAGTGTTGACCACAGCGCAGCTGCTGAAGCCCACTGTCTGCGCCCTCTTTCTCGCGCACGCCATTTTGGCCACGGTGATGCCGATGACGACTGTGTCGATGAAGCAACTCATCAGGGCCTGGATAGTCATCACTACGATGGCCACCATGCAGTTCTCCGTCATCACCCGGAAGCCGTAGCCGATAGTCGCCTGGGTCGACATGGAGTACAGGAAGGCGGAGGTGAAACTGCGGACGTTCGCCACACACGGAGCCGAGTCATGGTCCTCCAGGTCTTTGTGGACGTAGGCGATCAGGAAGTAGAGGACGCTGAAGAAGAGCCAGGAGAGGACGTAGGAGAGGCAGAAGATGAGGAGCATGACCCTCCAGCGGAGCTCCACTAGCGTGGTGAAGATGTCGGCCAGGAAGAAGCTCCACTGGCCCGGGGATTGGTGGAACACCACGGGGCAGCTACCGTCCTTCAGCATGTAGCGCAgcctcttcttcccctcccctcGGCCAAGATCTCCTCTGCCCATGGTGTGTGTCGTGATGTGGTGGGTATCAATGATACACTGCTGCTGGTCCATGCCTGGATTTATTTTGACAAGGGCTCTTGTGCCGTGCCTCCccctgaaaaatatatatatttgtgagGTT
Coding sequences within it:
- the LOC120044680 gene encoding inward rectifier potassium channel 2-like, which encodes MGSVRSHRYSIVSSEEDGMKLAAIAAVPNGYTNGTVAKVHAAQQQAVSRFVQKDGHCNVQFINMSEKGQRYLADLFTTCVDIRWRWMLIIFCLSFLLSWLFFGFVFWLVALSYGDLENETQMCVSNVNSFTAAFLFSVETQTTIGYGYRYVTEECPVAVFMVVFQSIFGCIIDAFIIGAIMAKMAKPKKRNETLLFSHYATVAMRDSKLCLMWRVGNLRKSHLVEAHVRAHLLRSRTTAEGEYIPLDQMDIDVGFDSGVDRVFLVSPITIVHEIDEDSPLYEMSKQELETSQFEMVVILEGMVEATAMTTQCRSSYVASEVLWGHRFEPVLFEENNYYKVDYSRFEKTYEVSSTPQCSARDLAEKKSLVSCSNSFCYENEVALEKKEEVKMEDQGAIENGIENATLEETNTDTVSVDSEHNQDTRSLTMPSEARPLRRESEI
- the LOC120044086 gene encoding inward rectifier potassium channel 16-like, which encodes MDQQQCIIDTHHITTHTMGRGDLGRGEGKKRLRYMLKDGSCPVVFHQSPGQWSFFLADIFTTLVELRWRVMLLIFCLSYVLSWLFFSVLYFLIAYVHKDLEDHDSAPCVANVRSFTSAFLYSMSTQATIGYGFRVMTENCMVAIVVMTIQALMSCFIDTVVIGITVAKMACARKRAQTVGFSSCAVVNTRDGALCLVWRIADFRRNHILEGTARAQLVRPTKHPSGMISVTYQDLDIQSRHLILATPASIVHKLEPGSPLYSLGPDSLTEEDFDLVVSFTYTGDSTGILHQTRTSYTPADIRWGQRFQDMVQVGRRHYKVDYALFHQTTWVQTPMVSAQEGDRGRPPTTESIVQSQQPFVRSSRKFRRSLADVSEEVVQEAWL